The following are from one region of the Silene latifolia isolate original U9 population chromosome 9, ASM4854445v1, whole genome shotgun sequence genome:
- the LOC141600301 gene encoding uncharacterized protein LOC141600301 isoform X3: MLNLGSTKPLNPENGNSILSPLSVPPSLQYDLRHQSNLKSSSISHPERSALRNVNSLGNRPLLHDNGNFNMRGEGEFHTVFPCRPPMTATNWNSSDVYDDLDSLRAFVNRTDFMNESGRSSLFQKGLINSPSSNRNGEFHGLTNNVVLEASSQTSSSTPTKQPSFVSGCPRVFCMGANGDLLLSNTGLFGIFCSCHGMRMSVLKFCEHSGLFDVNPGYAVRMESGECIAQWRKVYLHKFRIMAPEDHKGWDWPEETLPTSHVANSKMAVADRRKVFDLSGLFTSSVESVTSTQPWKNVPISRALSSKENANQVPKDPHQKYGCDQTSLHMSLMRSSGRYSDTVTESPQITSSSPSCLTASEAPLNEKLQNGSQSSSFNFNNGNSNENLPGSVIQTSQSIGSKNRNLKDDTAKWRSNLPSSIELKLGQPSQLGWGSAFSSSPKAHFIDVRATAVQEKLTSNRGNSKVTESTSQYTASNWSRTKEQIQPSLLDSAPRTAHGSSPVVTLNDGLANTILVPSPSSNNSGEKVLFHKEIEKATIVSRPLIPSSVRYHPNMGKSSLIDLSCNGNTPTRPLATSKLVLQKNKNRTVDPRDGNKDLTGSGSSFKLYAKQVENFGFLTSYDNHPNVCRIPTEQICSAVMPSLLSGMSGASTYSGDTFSHQSYPDRDRLVNGPKTSLTGSEANPALQTVALAPGHGFLSFNKGVDASSSHMPGERLSCVPVKNLNQSVNGISEEVPPGLNQQPKTRSDRREQSISYISDMEMPDSFLNRGPLEGHRNKHCHPPGRSAAPTFLSDLGLGKGTNSLEPFGASSRKNTVDNQGPCDAQPEQRCLNKACNCALLQRGPYAYNTTDLINCTIQMTCANRESHCKSSSLVNTTQKQVSITTINPPRLSGTISPDDVIPLEKDNAVVCNPKRKEQVRCKPNWFSSQWRDVPSRTATGSKKRCLDAPAHLSKTRGDFETHVNELPAKGFARSNQASGLLKGKEMPISSGCSIPAVTEASSEVNRIESCTFNGGNPGYVVDEGSVIMRSSSVDSIDSVKSSQPDSNMKPMISETVSSITAHHGQNDDCRQMNSESNELQNLGILGASLEEKEKHVDNFQCRKRKDNLKWSMLGTPLGATEVSLSTTKYQLPAGIDVDHQRGISECVQVRGGNSYSHGLKKRRSTLCQVKLLSRKRELHGKCDFLDYDRRDQTLLKRNDESTDIPVDTTVKRLKMTTLDVTLKKQGKATKDLSCSWLSSSKSDETSRCRLKRSTMARPVACGKYGIICDQELDIDQLKPPKIVPLSQILKVSKRCTENQSSFRFSEGNKVSNVSSNTHNRVLSLKDGDSDASIHETQQRHNQGDGEHTADDLSILEEVEASGSKRNLPMTLCRPASQSKTKESRIRNLYELSMRGNKFISSDSSLSQNVMCAPSKRISSENTGESDGYECRAYNTRWSSEQNHCHSLTAGGDALCCVCGISNKDDFNCLLECACCLIRIHQACYGISRVPKGEWLCRPCRTNSKDVACVLCGYGGGAMTRAFGSRNVVKTLLKAWNIRTESHIVIIGSAKPFYFSAKNECGNNLESSTVQSVPTIKPVVHNCIIAGLFNPTVKQWVHMVCGLWTSGTRCPNVDTMSAFDVSGVHYPNAYVVCCICNRSGGSCIKCRIETCCAHFHPWCAHQKGLLQSEVEGVDSDQVGFYGRCLLHASNHPCVFENDDVNNVVSDSERDQQPTCARTEAYQGKRQEGRWPRSSHQGNTKGGCLVTQVQLDAWDYINRHKLSMRRKPNLPISDVEHDYRKEYARFKVTKGWKSLVVYKSGIHALGLYTSQFIPRGAMVVEYIGEIVGLRVADKRETEYLSGRKLQYKSACYFFKIDKEHIIDATCKGGIARFVNHSCQPNCIAKVITIRSQKKVVFFAQKDICPGEEITYDYHFNHEDEGKKIPCFCNSKNCRRYLN, translated from the exons ATGCTAAATCTTGGTTCGACCAAACCACTCAATCCGGAAAATGGAAATTCAATTCTGTCTCCATTGTCTGTCCCACCTTCGCTGCAATATGATCTCCGTCATCAGTCGAATTTGAAGTCTTCCAGCATCAGCCATCCGGAACGATCTGCCTTAAGGAATGTAAATTCTCTGGGAAATAGGCCTTTATTGCACGATAATGGAAACTTTAATATGAGAGGCGAGGGGGAGTTTCATACCGTTTTCCCGTGCAGGCCACCTATGACTGCCACTAACTGGAATAGTAGTGACGTATATGACGACCTTGACTCTCTGAGGGCTTTTGTCAATCGTACAGATTTCATGAATGAAAGTGGTCGCAGTTCTTTGTTTCAGAAAGGGCTTATCAATTCTCCTTCTAGCAATCGTAATGGTGAATTCCATGGCTTAACCAACAATGTTGTGCTGGAAGCATCATCACAAACTTCATCTTCTACACCTACAAAACAACCTTCTTTTGTGAGTGGGTGTCCTCGCGTCTTCTGTATGGGTGCAA ATGGGGATCTTCTTCTCAGCAACACAGGCCTTTTTGGTATCTTCTGCTCTTGCCATGGTATGCGCATGTCTGTATTGAAATTTTGTGAG CACTCAGGGTTATTTGATGTTAACCCGGGCTATGCTGTGCGCATGGAAAGTGGGGAGTGCATTGCTCAGTGGCGGAAAGTGTACCTTCATAAGTTCAGG ATTATGGCTCCCGAGGACCACAAAGGATGGGATTGGCCTGAAGAGACTTTACCAACATCTCATGTTGCAAATAGCAAAATGGCTGTTGCTGACAGAAGGAAGGTTTTTGACTTGTCTGGACTGTTTACATCATCCGTGGAATCAGTTACGTCTACGCAGCCATGGAAAAATGTGCCTATTAGCAGAGCTCTATCAAGCAAGGAAAATGCCAATCAAGTGCCAAAAGATCCACACCAAAAATATGGTTGTGACCAAACCAGTTTGCATATGAGCTTGATGAGAAGCTCGGGAAGGTATTCAGATACAGTCACAGAAAGTCCCCAAATAACTTCTTCCTCTCCAAGCTGTTTGACTGCATCAGAAGCACCTTTGAATGAAAAATTGCAAAATGGTTCTCAGTCAAGCTCCTTCAACTTTAACAATGGCAACTCAAATGAGAATTTGCCTGGTTCTGTTATTCAGACTTCGCAGAGTATTGGCTCCAAAAACAGAAATTTGAAAGACGATACTGCTAAGTGGAGAAGTAATCTTCCATCTAGCATTGAGCTGAAGCTTGGGCAGCCATCTCAGCTTGGTTGGGGATCTGCTTTCTCATCATCACCGAAAGCACATTTCATTGATGTTCGAGCAACTGCTGTCCAAGAGAAGCTGACTAGTAACA GGGGTAATTCAAAGGTTACTGAAAGTACTAGCCAGTATACTGCATCTAATTGGAGCAGAACAAAGGAACAGATCCAACCAAGTCTTCTGGATAGTGCTCCCCGTACTGCACATGGTAGCTCTCCTGTGGTAACCTTGAATGACGGGTTGGCCAATACAATTTTAGTGCCAAGTCCCTCCTCAAATAATTCAGGTGAAAAAGTTCTGTTTCATAAGGAAATTGAAAAGGCGACAATTGTTTCTCGTCCCCTTATTCCTTCATCAGTTCGATATCATCCCAATATGGGTAAATCTTCACTGATTGACCTTTCATGTAATGGAAATACACCAACCAGGCCTTTAGCCACGAGCAAATTAGTTTTACAGAAGAACAAGAATAGAACTGTGGACCCTAGAGATGGAAATAAAGATCTTACTGGAAGTGGATCGAGCTTCAAGCTTTACGCAAAGCAGGTGGAAAATTTTGGCTTCCTTACCAGTTATGACAATCACCCTAATGTTTGTAGAATACCTACTGAGCAAATATGTTCAGCTGTGATGCCCAGCCTGCTGTCAGGAATGTCTGGTGCTTCAACCTACTCTGGAGACACATTTAGCCACCAAAGCTACCCCGATCGAGACCGCTTAGTAAATGGTCCAAAAACTTCATTAACTGGTTCTGAAGCAAATCCGGCATTGCAAACAGTAGCATTGGCACCAGGTCATGGTTTTTTGTCGTTCAATAAGGGCGTTGATGCTTCTAGTTCACATATGCCGGGTGAGAGATTGAGCTGTGTTCCTGTGAAGAATTTGAATCAATCTGTCAATGGAATTTCGGAGGAGGTCCCCCCTGGATTAAACCAACAACCGAAGACTCGTTCTGATAGAAGGGAACAAAGCATAAGCTACATTTCTGACATGGAAATGCCTGATTCTTTTTTAAATAGAGGGCCACTCGAAGGACACAGGAATAAGCACTGTCATCCTCCTGGACGTAGTGCTGCCCCAACCTTTCTGTCTGATCTTGGTCTTGGTAAAG GTACAAATAGCTTGGAACCTTTTGGTGCTTCTTCCCGAAAAAATACTGTTGACAACCAAGGTCCTTGTGATGCTCAACCTGAACAGAG ATGTCTAAACAAGGCTTGTAATTGCGCTCTGCTTCAAAGAGGACCATATGCTTACAATACAACAGATCTGATCAACTGCACCATCCAGATGACATGTGCCAACCGTGAGAGTCACTGCAAAAGTAGCAGCCTAGTGAATACTACCCAGAAGCAAGTCAGCATTACCACTATCAATCCCCCTAGGTTGTCAGGCACAATATCTCCTGATGATGTTATTCCTCTCGAAAAAGATAATGCGGTAGTTTGCAATCCAAAAAGAAAGGAACAAGTGCGTTGCAAACCTAATTGGTTTAGTTCTCAATGGAGAGATGTTCCTTCCAGAACAGCTACAGGGTCCAAAAAGAGATGCTTGGATGCACCAGCACATTTATCGAAAACGAGAGGAGACTTTGAAACTCATGTGAACGAGCTTCCTGCTAAAGGTTTTGCCAGATCTAATCAGGCCTCTGGCTTGTTGAAAGGGAAAGAAATGCCTATCTCTTCTGGATGCTCCATACCAGCTGTCACTGAGGCATCAAGTGAGGTGAACAGAATTGAATCTTGTACTTTCAATGGCGGTAATCCTGGATATGTTGTTGACGAAGGATCTGTGATTATGAGGAGCAGTTCTGTTGACTCTATTGATAGTGTGAAAAGTTCTCAACCAGATAGTAATATGAAGCCTATGATTTCTGAGACGGTTTCATCAATTACTGCACATCATGGCCAAAACGATGATTGCAGGCAAATGAATTCAGAATCAAATGAACTGCAAAATCTTGGTATTTTAGGAGCTAGtttggaagagaaagagaaacatgTAGATAATTTTCAATGCAGGAAGAGGAAGGATAATTTAAAATGGAGCATGTTGGGAACTCCACTTGGTGCGACAGAAGTGTCTTTGTCAACTACAAAATACCAACTCCCTGCTGGTATTGATGTTGACCATCAGAGGGGTATATCTGAATGCGTTCAAGTACGCGGTGGTAATTCATACAGTCATGGTCTGAAGAAAAGGAGGTCTACTTTGTGTCAAGTCAAATTGCTTTCTCGAAAAAGAGAACTTCATGGTAAATGTGACTTTCTGGATTATGACCGCCGTGATCAAACATTACTGAAGAGAAATGATGAATCTACCGACATTCCTGTAGATACTACAGTCAAAAGGCTAAAAATGACTACACTTGATGTTACTCTCAAGAAACAAGGGAAGGCTACCAAAGATCTGAGTTGTAGTTGGCTTAGTAGTTCAAAATCAGATGAAACTTCAAGATGCAGATTAAAGAGATCTACTATGGCAAGGCCTGTAGCTTGTGGCAAGTATGGAATTATATGCGATCAGGAACTAGATATTGATCAATTAAAACCACCTAAGATTGTTCCTCTTAGCCAGATTCTCAAAGTTTCCAAAAGATGTACCGAGAATCAATCAAGTTTTAGATTCAGTGAGGGCAATAAAGTGTCCAATGTTTCTTCAAATACCCATAATAGGGTTCTATCATTGAAAGATGGGGATTCTGATGCTTCTATTCATGAGACTCAGCAAAGGCACAATCAGGGTGATGGTGAACACACTGCGGATGATCTTTCTATATTAGAAGAAGTTGAAGCTAGTGGGAGCAAAAGGAATCTGCCTATGACATTATGCCGCCCTGCGAGTCAATCAAAGACGAAGGAAAGCCGTATACGCAATCTCTATGAGTTGTCAATGAGAG GAAACAAGTTCATCTCTTCAGATTCAAGTCTCTCACAAAATGTGATGTGTGCACCATCAAAAAGAATTTCATCTGAGAATACTGGAGAGAGCGATGGTTACGAATGCAGGGCTTATAACACCAGATG GTCTTCTGAACAAAATCATTGCCATTCTCTAACTGCGGGCGGTGATGCATTATGTTGTGTGTGTGGTATATCAAATAAAGACGACTTTAACTGCTTATTGGAGTGTGCATGCTGTTTGATCAGA ATACATCAAGCTTGCTATGGGATTTCTCGAGTTCCCAAAGGAGAGTGGCTCTGTAGACCCTGCAGAACAAATTCCAAGGATGTT GCTTGTGTTCTCTGTGGTTATGGAGGTGGGGCCATGACTCGTGCATTTGGCAGCCGCAATGTAGTGAAGACCTTGTTGAAAGCTTGGAATATTAGGACAGAATCTCATATTGTTATCATTGGTTCTGCTAAACCATTTTATT TTTCAGCAAAGAACGAGTGTGGAAACAATTTAGAAAGTTCAACAGTGCAGTCTGTACCTACGATAAAGCCAGTGGTACATAACTGCATAATAGCAGGATTGTTTAATCCGACCGTCAAGCAGTGGGTTCACATGGTATGTGGACTTTGGACTTCAGGAACTCGATGTCCTAATGTTGACACCATGAGTGCATTTGATGTATCTGGCGTCCACTACCCGAATGCATACGTG GTTTGCTGCATATGCAATCGATCTGGTGGTTCATGCATAAAGTGTCGTATTGAGACTTGCTGTGCTCATTTTCATCCTTGGTGTGCCCACCAAAAG GGCCTGCTCCAAAGCGAGGTGGAAGGAGTTGATAGTGATCAGGTTGGTTTCTATGGAAGATGCTTACTGCATGCTAGCAACCACCCGTGTGTATTTGAGAACGATGATGTTAACAACGTGGTTTCTGATAGTGAACGAGATCAACAGCCAACGTGTGCGAGAACAGAG GCCTATCAAGGTAAAAGGCAGGAGGGCAGATGGCCTAGGTCTTCCCATCAGGGTAACACGAAGGGTGGATGCCTTGTTACTCAAGTGCAATTGGATGCATGGGATTACATCAATAGACACAAGCTAAGCATGAGAAGGAAGCCTAACCTTCCTATTTCAGATGTGGAACATGATTACCGG AAAGAATATGCGCGATTCAAAGTCACAAAAGGGTGGAAAAGTTTGGTTGTTTATAAATCTGGAATTCATGCTCTTGGTCTTTACACATCTCAGTTCATCCCGCGTGGTGCTATG GTTGTTGAGTACATTGGTGAGATAGTTGGGCTACGTGTTGCTGATAAAAGAGAAACAGAGTATCTAAGTGGAAGAAAGCTTCAATATAAGAGTGCTTGCTACTTCTTCAAGATAGACAAGGAACATATAATTGATGCCACCTGCAAAGGTGGGATTGCTCGGTTTGTCAACCATTCATGTCAG CCAAATTGCATTGCCAAAGTGATAACTATCAGAAGTCAGAAGAAG